From one Tetragenococcus osmophilus genomic stretch:
- a CDS encoding type IV toxin-antitoxin system AbiEi family antitoxin domain-containing protein — translation MNKLLLELFDKYQGTLIRSDLEKYNVSPSSLTRAIKNNEVQKVANGVYTLRNYFPDEYWYRQRKFSKGIYSHKSALILHDLTDLNAEEYTMTFPRGYSNKNLENYYIHSYYVSPEIMPLDIEKVKTPRGNEVWVYSKERTLVDIWNPKLNFDTTTRLEALKRYMDLPDKKFHHIAMLERKIGERVELRRAMEVLL, via the coding sequence AATTATTTGATAAATATCAAGGAACTTTAATTCGTTCTGATTTAGAAAAATATAATGTCAGCCCAAGTTCCTTGACTAGAGCCATAAAAAATAATGAAGTTCAAAAAGTTGCAAACGGTGTATATACTTTAAGAAATTATTTTCCAGATGAATATTGGTATCGGCAAAGAAAGTTTTCTAAAGGAATATATTCTCATAAGTCAGCTTTAATTTTACATGATTTAACAGATCTAAATGCGGAAGAATATACAATGACGTTTCCACGAGGCTATAGTAATAAGAATTTGGAAAATTACTATATTCACTCTTACTATGTAAGTCCTGAAATTATGCCCCTTGATATTGAGAAAGTTAAAACCCCACGAGGAAATGAAGTTTGGGTCTATTCAAAAGAGAGAACGTTGGTGGATATCTGGAACCCAAAACTTAATTTTGATACAACGACCAGATTAGAAGCTTTGAAACGGTATATGGATTTGCCAGATAAAAAATTCCATCATATCGCTATGTTGGAAAGGAAAATTGGGGAACGTGTTGAACTACGGCGAGCAATGGAGGTGTTACTGTAA
- a CDS encoding nucleotidyl transferase AbiEii/AbiGii toxin family protein, translating to MKRKQLTDKVRNLAQKMNVPAELIRRYYVLEKILELISTSKYKEKFMLKGGFLIGSYIGLKNRTTVDIDDSVRNMNLTKTEIFDIFQELFATPTKDGIKFRIVDIKEIREGDFYPGFRVQVNYNVDGIKDGVKLDITTGDRVLPELVLHHHQLMFEDEKIEVYAYSIEQIIGEKLQTIFARSVLNTRSRDYYDIYILTKFHSYEINYAKLRNSFFNTMESRKTVMDASEFEEILELIEADKRQNELWEDYCKQHLYAQGIAFEEVLNAIYELLNKINYGKGR from the coding sequence TTGAAACGAAAACAACTAACAGATAAAGTGAGAAATTTAGCACAAAAAATGAATGTCCCAGCTGAATTGATCCGTCGTTATTATGTGCTGGAAAAAATATTGGAATTGATTAGTACATCAAAATACAAAGAGAAGTTTATGCTGAAAGGCGGATTTTTGATCGGATCGTATATCGGATTAAAAAATCGAACGACCGTTGACATTGATGATTCGGTGCGAAATATGAACTTAACGAAAACTGAAATATTCGATATATTTCAAGAATTATTTGCAACCCCCACTAAGGATGGGATAAAATTTCGTATTGTCGATATTAAAGAAATAAGAGAAGGTGATTTTTATCCTGGTTTTCGTGTACAAGTAAATTATAATGTTGATGGAATAAAAGACGGGGTAAAATTAGATATTACAACTGGTGATAGAGTTCTTCCAGAGCTTGTATTACATCACCACCAGTTAATGTTTGAAGATGAAAAAATTGAAGTTTATGCTTATTCGATTGAACAAATTATAGGTGAAAAATTACAAACTATTTTTGCTCGTTCTGTATTAAATACACGCTCACGTGATTATTATGATATTTATATACTTACAAAATTTCATTCATATGAAATCAACTACGCAAAATTGAGAAACTCTTTTTTTAATACGATGGAATCTCGCAAAACAGTAATGGATGCGTCTGAGTTTGAAGAAATTCTGGAATTAATTGAAGCAGATAAAAGACAGAACGAACTATGGGAAGATTATTGTAAACAACATCTTTATGCTCAGGGTATTGCTTTTGAAGAGGTTTTAAATGCGATTTACGAGTTATTGAATAAAATAAATTATGGTAAAGGCCGTTAG